caaaccCATTAAAATTAGTATTATAAACTCAACTCATGaatatatgtaatatttataaaatttttttacctCAATCTAATATCTTTACTCCATTCAggtgcaaaaaataaaataaaataaaataaaataagctgagtttataattttttaaatatatataagtatAGTCACAGACtttacctaaaaaaaataatgtaaaaaataaaaacaaaaaccatccattttgaattcaattaaaaaaggaatctccctccctcccagcttccttctttctttccttcccaCACCACAGCCTCCAAATCCATAGTCATAGTTAGATCGACTCAACTAAAACCCATGATATGAATCCGTTCCTCTATTAGCCTCCTGAAAAACCCTGAACCAATCCAAATGTCCTCCGCTTCACCTGTTTCTTACTCATTCGACGACAAAGACCTCGACGACGACGCATTGTGGGCCGTAATCGATTCGGCGGAGGCTTCTCACTCTTCCTCCAAGTCTCGCAAATACCCCAAATTTCAAtctccatcaccaccaccaccacctcctcctcctcgcaGATCCCATTTTAATAATAACTCCCCCTATTCCGATCCCTATCGTCGCGCTCCCAAAATCGCCAGATCCTGCGCGTCCTCCTCCGAGGTCAGCGAAGGTACCAGCAGCCATCTCGCTGTGGTTAGGACTCCGATTCTCAAAACTTCGTCGTATTACTCTCCTGAGTCATATTTGTCACCGCACATCGCATCCGAAGTTTCTCCCGTGGCCTTGGAGATGGAGGAGAAGGATGCTATGACGAGGCATTGCCTGGATGGAAGGTTTCCAACCGTTTCTCTTTTTAAAGACTATCAGAACGCAGCTATGGCGgtaattgttttccttttcttttgctttcaatgtgtttgtgtttttgctTCATAATTGATATCAAATTTCTTAGGTATACAGATTTTGGAGAAATCTGATATCACCATGATTTCTGGGAATCCGTTCATCAAGAAGTCAGGTAAAGGATTCAATCTCCTGCTCTGTCTCTGCGCTGAATACTTTATGATAGAATGAAAGACTAACACTGGGTCAAACAATATGTTGTGTAGGTTGGAGGAAGATATCATTTTACTTCAATCTCTCTTATGAAATCAAAGACAGGACCATTGAATTTGACGACAACCGAAATGTTCAGCGTGCAGAATTTGTGGTTCGGGCCTATATGCAGTATGTTTTTGTGCTTCCTTGAACAATCGCATATAAATTGAGAGTATAGCCAtaaccttcttcttcttgtggTTTTTATTTCTCTCATTACTAGGGGTGGTAGGTTCTCTGATGGATGGGGTTCATGTGATCGGCGTGAGAAGAGATTCTTAAAACCAAATCATGATATTCCAAGTACAGCGGAAACCAGAGCAAAAAATAAAGCCTGTCAGGTATGGCTCACTCCCTACTGCTTCTTTCATGAAGTACTTGCTCCCCTTGCTAAATTCTACTTGTGAAATGTAGTTAATAAGCTTTGATGAAGTTAATCTTTTCCCAAATTCCAAAATCAAGTGCTGAATCAAGCTTGGATAAAAGCTTGAACCAGCCCTGCTCATTTACAGCCTTATCACATAGGTTTCCATGatgtctttaatttttattctccttttatttgattttgggaGTTtggttaaatattaaattattaacaaGAAACCAGTAGGCTACAGAAAGTCTTAAACTCTGTTGAGGTCAAATTTCATTTAGCTGAACTCATAATCAGAGCACAGAAGTTTTGTGAACATCATAAACTTCCAAGTAAAGAGTGGAAAACCTTTTGCATGCTAAAATCATATTAACTTTAGCCCAATTGAAGAATGGTTCTGTAAATTTTTAAGCAACGGTTTCAAGTTTGTCGAAAATTAATTTCATGCATCATAAACTTTCCAGTTTCTAACCTTGAGTTCTGAATCCATATAAGTAGATATAACATTGTTTCATGTTCTCTGTTATAATTCTTTTCCCACTCCCAATTTGCTGTTCTGTCcagtaaaaacatgattttgtaAACTAGCAAAAACCTGCATGCAACCATGAATTTGTCAGAGTGACAACCTTATTGATTAAATGATGGGATGACAGTAAATTACATAACAAAACATAGCCTGGCTTAGAAGTGCTAATATGTGTTGTATCCTTTCTGGCTTTGTAATGCTTTTTAATTATTCGTTGCTTTTTTGAATTCATCATAGTTTACATAAGAGTGCTAGTCTTTTTTGTTCTTGCATCTGCCTTTCAGTTTGGTCTAGTCTTGTCCCATTACTTAAAGCTCTATGTTGTTCCATCCCTTGCACTAATTGACAATCAGAAGCACGGTGCTTCAATGACCCTAACATGTCTTACTTTCTTTACCCATTTAAGTTTCACAGCATCCATATTCAACAGGGATGATTTTTTTGGAGTGTTATAAGAGCTGATAGACCTGCTTTTCAACAGGGATGATTGAgcatgaaataaaataacattacagAAACTCACAAGACTGCAAAACCGTTTCATTGTTTGGCAATAACCTGCCGACATCCATGTCCTTTGCTGTTTCTTAACTATGAGAAAAGACGAAAAACACATTACAACAAAAGTTCACTCCGATTTAGTCCCAAACCGAAGCTCTTATCCCTTGTAAATCCTCTCACACCCAGGAAGAAAAATCACGCTCACTGTCTCTTAAAGGATACCATTTATATTAACCTTATGAAAGGGGAATAACAGCAGAAACAATGAGAAAGAAGACGTGCCTTTCAATGATGCTATGAATACAGCACAATTCAACAGCCCTTGCACTTGTTCATTTGGATCCATGTTTGTGTCTTTCAAAGCCGGTCTATATGAAATCGATTTTTCATGCATAGTTTCCTTAAGGAATGGCCACATATAACATCCAAACATTGCCAGTAAATTGTTTGTTTCTATAACATGTATTGccaatcttttattttgaaagtgcAAACATATGTTTACAAATTTGCAGGACCTTCTTGGAATCGGAGAATATCGTCCTGGTGCGAACAAGTTTCACCAGAAAGTATAGTCATGCATTGTACCCCTCGGTATAATCATAGAATTGGCCAACAATTGTAAACCTTGTCAGACTTTGAAAAGATTTAGGGAGCCGGAGAATCAAGAGGAATTTCACGCTTAAAATTGCTTCAATGTACCAAGGAGCCCTTGTAATATTTGAAGTCATTTCACATGATCTTTTTTCAAGGATTGAGAAGTTTATGGTTTAGTTATATGTGGGTGAATAAGAACTTATCTGTTACATCCCTGCTCCCTTGCATCACTCTAAATTTCTCTCTGACATATAGAGCGAACAATCCTATTGCTCCTCTAAACATGGTTGTAACGGTGGATTTAGGAAATTTTATGCTTGAGCAGCAGCCTTTTTCAGCAACAATTTATTATTCATCATCGAGGAGCGGATAACTAGATGCTGGTGGAGTTGCACTGAGTTACAACAGGATCAACGAGCCTGGGGaccagaaaaaggaaaaggtattTCCTAAAAAGGATGGAAATGTAACGttacttttctattttctagtCCTTTAAAATGGCATCAACCTCCTATGTATTGGAATATTAGGTTATGTGTTAGGACCAAGGAGAACGTGCCTTTTGTAAGAAATGGCTTCCTTGGACCATCACGaatcggaaaaaaaaatatatcctcaGCGAACAAAAGTTGCACACTTGATGGTGAACTGGCACAACATTACCGaggcaataaaataatatggtaAACaggaaaaagagaaaggaataCAGATAAGGAAAATAAGGAATACAGATAAAATAATTTGGTCACACAGTGCTTGCCAAGTGGTGCCAAGGAGCAAGGAGAGGTACGAGTAGTTTGGCAGCCCCCCTCTGCCGCTCCTGTTGCATGTACCCTCCCCTCGTTATCTTCCGtacaaaattatttcaattcgTCCCTTTTTCCACTATCTTTTCTGTCGGCAGTGTCTACTCAATCAGAGATCTAGATGCAGCTGAGAAACGGTAACTAATCTCTTTTCCTtgccctccctccctccctccaatGCTTGCTTGTGtaagtgtgtgtgttttttaattttcattaaacgAGGGGGGCGATGCTTTAGTTAGAGTTATGCAGGCAGCATGTGGGAGAGGcacatttcttttctttggtttttcatTAAAGAATTCTTAGCTACACATGACATGACCTGACATATTTCTTTCGAGTTATTTAAGGAAAAACAGAGTAAGTGTAGTAGTAACTAGCACGTCAATCGGCAGAGTACACTACTCCCAGTTGCAGGCATTAACAACAGCAGAACAAACTCCTGGTCATGGAGGCTCAACAACAGGTAAACTGAATGCCCTTTTGTGTGCCTGTCTGTCAGCCTGTGTGCGCGATATCCATTTCCAAATCTGTAAACAAACTCAAAACATTTTGCAGGAAGATGGGTGGCCACTCGGCCTAAGACCGCTGAATGCAAGAGTTGGGTTGGTGAGAAATCGAGATTTCAATGGTTCAATTTCTTTTAGCACTTTGCTCACTGCTTCTAACAGCTCCTTCACTGACTCCTCTACAGATCTTGATACTGAGGTGAGATCATGTTAACTACCATTCCTGCTATTATTTTCCATGGATGAAGTCCATTCTATTAAATCTCC
The Populus nigra chromosome 3, ddPopNigr1.1, whole genome shotgun sequence genome window above contains:
- the LOC133688602 gene encoding uncharacterized protein LOC133688602; the protein is MSSASPVSYSFDDKDLDDDALWAVIDSAEASHSSSKSRKYPKFQSPSPPPPPPPPRRSHFNNNSPYSDPYRRAPKIARSCASSSEVSEGTSSHLAVVRTPILKTSSYYSPESYLSPHIASEVSPVALEMEEKDAMTRHCLDGRFPTVSLFKDYQNAAMAILEKSDITMISGNPFIKKSGWRKISFYFNLSYEIKDRTIEFDDNRNVQRAEFVVRAYMQGGRFSDGWGSCDRREKRFLKPNHDIPSTAETRAKNKACQDLLGIGEYRPGANKFHQKV